One window of the Pseudomonas sp. S04 genome contains the following:
- a CDS encoding MFS transporter gives MHDPHSERMSGSETRAASGLALVFAFRMLGMFMVLPVLATYGMDLAGATPALIGLAIGAYGLTQAVFQIPFGIISDRIGRRPVIYLGLIVFALGSVLAANADSIWGVIAGRILQGAGAISAAVMALLSDLTREQHRTKAMAMIGMTIGLSFAVAMVVGPLLTRAFGLSGLFLATGGMALLGIVIVMFMVPRSTGPLQHRESGVARQALLPTLKHPDLLRLDLGIFVLHAMLMSSFVALPLALVEKAGLPKEQHWWVYLTALLISFFAMIPFIIYGEKKRKMKRVLLGAVATLMLTELFFWQFGDSLRALVIGTVVFFTAFNLLEASLPSLISKVSPAGGKGTAMGVYSTSQFLGSALGGIMGGWMYQHGGLSVVFLGCAGLAALWLAFAVTMREPPYVTSLRLPLSPEAIREAGLVERLLAVVGVTDAIVVADEAAIYIKLDTELLDRTTLERLVNNPAPTACEA, from the coding sequence ATGCACGATCCCCACAGCGAACGCATGAGTGGTAGCGAGACCCGCGCAGCGAGCGGTCTGGCCCTGGTGTTCGCGTTCCGTATGCTTGGCATGTTCATGGTGTTGCCGGTACTGGCGACCTACGGCATGGACCTGGCAGGCGCGACCCCGGCCCTGATCGGCCTGGCGATTGGCGCCTACGGCCTGACCCAGGCGGTATTCCAGATTCCCTTCGGGATCATTTCCGATCGCATCGGGCGGCGCCCGGTGATTTACCTGGGTTTGATCGTCTTTGCCCTGGGCAGCGTGCTGGCGGCCAACGCCGACTCGATCTGGGGCGTGATCGCCGGACGCATCCTGCAGGGCGCCGGGGCGATTTCCGCAGCGGTCATGGCCTTGTTGTCCGACCTGACCCGCGAACAGCACCGCACCAAGGCCATGGCCATGATCGGCATGACCATCGGCCTGTCGTTCGCCGTGGCCATGGTGGTCGGGCCACTGCTGACCCGTGCCTTCGGCCTGTCCGGGCTGTTCCTGGCGACCGGCGGCATGGCATTGCTGGGGATCGTCATCGTGATGTTCATGGTGCCGCGCTCCACGGGCCCCTTGCAGCACCGTGAGTCCGGGGTCGCCCGCCAGGCCTTGTTGCCGACCCTCAAGCACCCGGACCTGCTGCGCCTGGACCTGGGGATTTTTGTGTTGCACGCGATGTTGATGTCGAGCTTCGTCGCCTTGCCGCTGGCGCTGGTGGAAAAAGCCGGGCTGCCCAAGGAACAGCATTGGTGGGTGTACCTGACCGCGCTACTGATTTCGTTCTTCGCCATGATTCCGTTCATCATCTACGGCGAGAAGAAACGCAAAATGAAACGAGTTTTACTCGGTGCCGTCGCGACGCTGATGCTCACTGAGCTATTCTTCTGGCAGTTCGGCGACAGCTTGCGGGCCCTGGTGATTGGTACGGTGGTGTTCTTCACCGCGTTCAATCTGCTGGAAGCCTCCTTGCCGTCGTTGATCAGCAAGGTTTCACCGGCAGGCGGCAAGGGCACGGCCATGGGGGTCTACTCCACCAGCCAGTTCCTCGGCTCGGCACTGGGTGGCATCATGGGCGGCTGGATGTACCAGCATGGCGGTCTGTCGGTTGTGTTCCTCGGATGCGCAGGTCTGGCTGCCCTCTGGTTGGCCTTTGCTGTTACCATGCGCGAACCTCCCTATGTGACGAGCCTGCGCTTGCCGTTATCGCCCGAAGCGATCCGCGAAGCCGGTCTGGTTGAGCGCCTGCTGGCCGTCGTTGGGGTAACCGATGCCATCGTGGTGGCTGATGAAGCCGCCATTTACATCAAATTGGACACCGAACTATTGGATCGCACCACCCTCGAGCGCCTGGTCAACAACCCGGCGCCGACAGCGTGCGAAGCCTAG